Below is a window of Coriobacterium glomerans PW2 DNA.
CGTGCAACAACAAATGGAAAGCCATCGTAATCAGACAAAGCAAAGTCCTCTAACCGCGTGTGGATAGCGGAAACAGAACTCAAGTCAAGGGCAGAAATGATGTCAGTGACCGCCTCGATCTTTTTTCGGACAGAATCAACGAGAACAGTTGGGTAACGAGTGAGGATATGTAAAGGAATACCAGGAAATCCCGGGCCGGTACCCATATCAAGCAGTGAAGCCTGCTCATCGCTATGAATATAGCGACTGAGAAGCAGCGAATCCAGAACATGCAGTATAAGTCCCTTGTTGGGATCGGTGATGCGTGTAAGATTTTGGGTTCGATTCAACTTGAGAACAAGGAGCAGATGCCTGACACAGAGTTCTGCTTGATCCGTGAAAAGCTCTAACCGGCAGGATTCACAATATAAAAGCAGCCTGATGCAGAGATCATTCAATTCATCTTCATCGACTGGCAATGGATCGAATGACCTCCCCACAATTACCTCCTGAATGACAGTCCTCTATGCTTCGTGAAGTTGAGGCAGAAAAGTGGTACGGCTTATCGCGTACCCAGAAATTCACTAGTGGTCTATACGGGGGAGATGACAACATGCCGATCAGGTTCAAGACCTTCTGAATGTGTTTCTATACCCGCATGCTCCCGTAAGCATATGTGAACAATGCGACGCTCATAGGGATTCATAGGGGGAAGCGAAAGAGAGGAGTTCTGCGCGACCACGCGCATCGCGGCAGAATTCGCCATATCTATCAGCT
It encodes the following:
- the rsmG gene encoding 16S rRNA (guanine(527)-N(7))-methyltransferase RsmG; this translates as MGRSFDPLPVDEDELNDLCIRLLLYCESCRLELFTDQAELCVRHLLLVLKLNRTQNLTRITDPNKGLILHVLDSLLLSRYIHSDEQASLLDMGTGPGFPGIPLHILTRYPTVLVDSVRKKIEAVTDIISALDLSSVSAIHTRLEDFALSDYDGFPFVVARALAPLPTLLELAAPLVPLGGRLVLTKGLPKPAEVTSGLRVADIVGFALVDSDEFDLPENLGHRLIFVFQRTAESRVKLPRQNGLAKKNPLA